One stretch of Prunus persica cultivar Lovell chromosome G1, Prunus_persica_NCBIv2, whole genome shotgun sequence DNA includes these proteins:
- the LOC18790737 gene encoding kinesin-like protein KIN-12B, translating into MKHFMQPRNTILREATEPTSSPNPSYGKPRPPRKPKASKENAPPSDPNSMTSDSKPSPAAKLKSPLPPRPPPSNPLKRKLSVDSQTENSVPGTSDSGVQVVVRMRPPRKDKDEGEMMVQKLSSDSLSINGQTFTFDSVCDTDSSQLDIFQLVGAPLVENCMAGFNSSVFAYGQTGSGKTYTMWGPANALLDENLSSDQQGLTPRVFERLFARLNEEQIKHADKQLKYQCHCSFLEIYNEQITDLLDPNQKTLQIREDVKSGVYVENLTEECVRTIKDVTQLLIKGLSNRRTGSTSINAESSRSHTVFTCVVESQYTNVANGTSSFKTSRINLVDLAGSERQKLTGAAGERLKEAGNINRSLSQLGNLINILAEISQTGKQRHIPYRDSRLTFLLQESLGGNAKLAMVCAISPTQSCKSETFSTLRFAQRAKAIKNKAVVNEVTQEDVNHLREVIRQLRDELQRIKANGNNPVASNGGHSAAWFRQSLNLLKASLKPQMTLPRVDDDSDEEMEIDEEAVERLCVEVSNQTVVSEANNRADANNVETMKSHSQPVACEIGSSDGPQDYTSGSGCIKEQGCDTDVNMEEGISEQEGDMIVECVADTPVIVECVADTPVIPCANASDLHNLIEYTSVQPAQEENILKSSISSLLNEESASKRGHEGSSCPASDPPGGASGCLSVADECIGSPNGLVNCVSPCLSIVPCDVSPVLKSPTPSVSPRVNASRKSLRTSSMLTASQKDLTGGSTLSPEAMHVSLAKPAINSSSDDVSAQTCKNFSAPAEQLAASIRNGLEIIGSHRHSSALRRSSFRFSLKPSESRLILPVSKADVGVQTSHEIVEENSVEFMCNNCKNRMQLEVKEVNEISDMQLVPVDGSESADKSKIQVPKAVEKVLAGAIRREMALEDICAKKTSEIMQLNRLVQQYKHERECNAIIAQTREDKILRLESLMDGVLPTEEFMEEDLVSLTHEYKLLKEKYDNHPELLRTKIELKRVQDELDNLRSFCDMGEREVLLEEIQDLRSQLQYYVDCSSTSARTRKSMLQLTYSRDPNVAPLSTIPESTEESAEQKFEQERKRWTEVESNWISLAEELKVELEASRSLAEKTMQELETEKKCAEELKEAMQLAMEGQSRMLEQYADLEEKHMQLLARHRTIRDGVEDVKKAASKAGVRGAESKFINALAAEISALRVERERERRYLRDENKGLQAQLRDTAEAVQAAGELLVRLKEADEAVATAQKQAMEAKQEADKAYVKIEKLKKKHEKEISSLNELLAQSRLPKEGIRPATDDGSHMPKYDVGEPHSLSDQRWKEEFEPFYNGEDGELRKLTEPSSWFSGYDRCNI; encoded by the exons GTAGTAGTGAGAATGCGACCGCCACGAAAGGATAAGGATGAAGGAGAGATGATGGTACAGAAATTATCTAGTGACTCTTTGTCGATAAATGGACAGACCTTCACATTTGACTCGGTTTGCGACACAGACTCTTCACAG CTAGATATTTTCCAGCTTGTAGGAGCACCTctagttgagaattgtatggCAGGTTTTAACAGTTCTGTATTTGCATACGGACAG ACGGGAAGTGGAAAGACATATACCATGTGGGGTCCAGCCAATGCCTTGCTGGATGAAAATCTATCAAGTGATCAACAAGGGTTAACCCCTCGTGTTTTCGAGCGTCTTTTTGCTCGCTTAAATGAG GAGCAAATCAAGCATGCTGACAAACAACTCAAGTATCAGTGCCACTGTTCTTTTCTCGAG ATTTACAATGAACAAATCACAGATCTTTTGGATCCAAATCAAAAAACCCTTCAG ATAAGAGAAGATGTTAAATCAGGTGTCTATGTCGAAAATCTCACGGAAGAGTGTGTACGCACTATCAAAGATGTGACTCAGCTTCTGATAAAG GGCTTGTCAAACAGGAGGACAGGTTCAACTAGTATCAATGCAGAGAGTTCCCGCTCACATACTGTATTTACCTGTGTGGTTGAATCTCAATACACG AATGTGGCAAATGGTACAAGCAGCTTTAAAACCAGTAGAATAAATCTTGTTGATCTAGCTGGGTCAGAGCGTCAGAAGTTAACAGGTGCAGCAGGAGAACGCTTGAAGGAAGCAGGGAATATCAATCGATCACTCTCACAGCTTGG GAACCTGATAAACATTCTTGCTGAAATTTCTCAAACGGGAAAGCAAAGGCATATCCCCTATAGAGATTCCAGGCTGACATTCTTATTACAGGAGTCACTTGGGGGAAATGCAAAATTAGCGATGGTCTGTGCTATTTCTCCAACACAAAG CTGCAAGAGTGAGACTTTCAGTACATTGAGGTTTGCACAGCGTGCTAAGGCTATCAAGAACAAGGCAGTTGTTAATGAAGTAACGCAGGAAGACGTGAACCACCTGCGTGAGGTGATACGGCAGCTAAGG GATGAACTACAACGGATTAAGGCAAATGGTAACAATCCAGTTGCTTCGAATGGAGGTCACAGTGCAGCATGGTTTCGTCAGAGTTTGAATTTACTGAAGGCTAGCCTTAAACCACAAATGACATTACCTCGTGTCGATGATGACAGCGATGAAGAGATGGAAATTGATGAGGAAGCTGTTGAGAGGCTTTGTGTTGAAGTAAGTAACCAGACAGTTGTTAGTGAAGCTAACAACAGAGCTGATGCAAACAATGTAGAAACAATGAAATCACATTCACAACCTGTGGCTTGTGAAATTGGAAGCTCTGATGGCCCTCAAGACTATACGTCTGGAAGTGGTTGTATCAAAGAACAAGGTTGTGATACAGATGTTAATATGGAAGAAGGAATATCTGAACAAGAAGGGGACATGATTGTTGAATGTGTTGCTGACACCCCAGTTATTGTTGAATGTGTTGCTGACACCCCAGTTATTCCATGTGCTAATGCATCGGATCTTCATAATCTTATAGAATATACCTCTGTGCAGCCTGCTCAGGAAGAAAATATTCTAAAATCCTCCATCAGTAGTTTGCTAAATGAAGAATCAGCGAGCAAAAGAGGGCATGAAGGTTCTTCATGTCCAGCCTCTGATCCTCCTGGAGGAGCGTCTGGCTGCCTTTCAGTTGCAGATGAATGCATCGGTTCTCCAAATGGCTTAGTTAATTGTGTTTCTCCATGCCTGAGCATAGTTCCATGCGATGTATCCCCAGTCCTAAAGTCTCCTACCCCCAGTGTTTCACCCAGGGTCAACGCCAGCAGGAAAAGTTTGAGGACCTCATCAATGCTGACTGCTTCTCAGAAGGATCTTACTGGTGGAAGTACATTAAGTCCAGAGGCCATGCACGTATCTTTGGCAAAACCTGCAATAAATAGTTCATCAGATGACGTATCTGCTCAAACATGTAAGAACTTTTCGGCACCAGCTGAACAGTTGGCAGCAAGCATTCGCAATGGCCTTGAAATTATTGGTAGTCACCGCCATAGTTCAGCTTTGAGGAGGTCGTCATTCAGGTTTTCATTGAAACCTTCAGAGTCTAGGCTGATTTTGCCAGTTTCTAAAGCTGATGTGGGTGTGCAAACAAGTCATGAAATAGTTGAAGAAAATTCAGTGGAATTTATGTGTAATAATTGCAAGAACAGAATGCAGCTAGAGGTCAAGGAGGTCAATGAAATTTCAGATATGCAATTAGTACCTGTTGATGGGTCAGAGTCTGCTGACAAATCCAAGATACAAGTTCCCAAA GCTGTGGAGAAGGTTTTAGCGGGAGCTATTAGGAGAGAAATGGCATTAGAAGACATATGTGCCAAGAAAACTTCTGAGATAATGCAGCTCAACCGTTTG GTGCAGCAGTACAAGCATGAGAGAGAATGCAATGCCATTATAGCCCAGACAAGGGAGGATAAAATTCTACGCCTTGAGAGCCTTATGGATGGTGTTTTACCCACTGAGGAGTTCATGGAGGAAGATCTAGTGTCTCTCACACATGAGTATAAG cttttgaaggaaaaataCGACAATCACCCAGAACTTTTGAGGACAAAGATTGAATTGAAAAGAGTTCAAGATGAGCTGGACAATTTACGAAGTTTCTGTGATATGGGTGAAAGGGAAGTGTTGTTGGAAGAGATTCAAGACTTGAGAAGCCAGCTACAGTATTATGTGGACTGTTCATCCACATCAGCCCGGACACGGAAGTCTATGCTGCAGTTGACCTATTCACGTGACCCCAATGTGGCTCCTCTTAGTACAATTCCAGAGTCAACTGAGGAAAGTGCTGAACAGAAATTTGAACAAGAGAGAAAACGGTGGACTGAGGTAGAGAGTAACTGGATTTCTCTGGCTGAAGAGTTGAAAGTTGAACTTGAGGCCAGCAGATCACTGGCTGAAAAGACAATGCAAGAATTAGAAACTGAGAAGAAATGTGCAGAAGAGCTCAAGGAAGCAATGCAACTTGCGATGGAGGGGCAATCACGGATGTTGGAGCAGTATGCAGATTTGGAAGAGAAACATATGCAACTGCTTGCAAGGCATAGAACAATACGGGATGGAGTGGAGGATGTGAAGAAAGCAGCTTCTAAGGCAGGAGTCAGAGGTGCTGAGTCAAAGTTCATAAATGCTCTCGCTGCAGAAATTTCAGCATTGAGagtagaaagagaaagagagaggagatatCTTAGGGATGAAAATAAGGGGCTTCAGGCACAATTGCGGGATACTGCTGAAGCTGTGCAGGCTGCGGGGGAATTACTTGTGCGACTCAAAGAAGCAGATGAGGCTGTTGCTACTGCTCAG AAGCAAGCTATGGAGGCCAAGCAAGAAGCAGACAAGGCTTACGTGAAGAttgaaaaactgaagaaaaaacaTGAGAAGGAGATTAGCAGTCTCAATGAGCTCCTTGCCCAGTCTCGTTTACCCAAAGAAGGAATCCGACCTGCTACTGATGATGGTTCTCATATGCCAAAATACGATGTGGGCGAGCCCCATAGTTTAAGTGATCAACGATGGAAAGAGGAATTTGAACCATTCTACAATGGGGAAGATGGCGAGTTACGAAAACTCACAGAACCCTCATCATGGTTCTCCGGTTACGACCGGTGCAACATATAG